A stretch of the Thermofilum adornatum genome encodes the following:
- a CDS encoding stage II sporulation protein M produces the protein MRYWKAFSIMALGFLLGLIAGLLIPPSLTQLILDYMRDVLRRSGLNISLSPLLLMMLIFTNNLRVSLLIIVSGILIAGPLIILFINGAVVSAAYLYASSKTSPITAFLAIFPHGVVEIPAIINIAAASTIFWLNLWRKIMNKADIDISGEVITLLKQLALTAALLFVAAIIEAFVTPVIANIPIYNGLP, from the coding sequence ATGAGGTACTGGAAGGCATTCTCCATCATGGCCCTCGGCTTCCTGCTCGGGCTCATAGCAGGACTACTTATACCCCCATCCCTCACCCAGTTAATACTTGACTATATGCGGGACGTTTTAAGGCGTAGCGGGCTCAATATTTCCTTGTCCCCCTTGCTACTAATGATGCTGATCTTTACCAACAATCTACGCGTGTCCCTCCTAATCATTGTCTCTGGAATCCTCATAGCGGGGCCCCTCATCATACTATTCATCAATGGGGCAGTCGTCTCAGCGGCATATCTATATGCTTCCAGCAAAACATCCCCAATAACCGCCTTCCTCGCTATTTTCCCGCATGGCGTCGTAGAGATACCGGCAATAATAAACATCGCGGCCGCCTCGACAATTTTCTGGCTAAACCTCTGGAGAAAAATAATGAATAAAGCAGACATCGACATCAGCGGCGAGGTTATAACCCTATTGAAGCAACTCGCCTTGACGGCCGCGCTCCTATTTGTAGCAGCCATAATAGAAGCCTTCGTCACGCCAGTAATCGCAAATATACCCATCTACAATGGTCTTCCCTAG
- a CDS encoding glycoside hydrolase family 57 protein, producing the protein MTKIQPGSLSAVYIKGSKHKFSFTVENDKDQPAKGTPFFHIKTHTKQQVYVVYDPITLAPHEKRTFEFEVKLDLPVGEATASFCFEEETTNCVEKPIYIASEGPPIYVSFVWHHHQAPQFYPDGKLKDEWAFIHVAKGDFYSYEGGPYKVHMLLHKKQPGFIDVDHFSPSLLEQWQLFLEGKLDSKAASREDIKALLDSIREGVSQGKIEPLGSVYAHTVQGLLFRKAKQYGLEDFLRKLLSWEITVGLGIVEEVLGTRPRGMWTPEMFWHMELVGLYSSLGIDYTVLCEQHFIKSGGDKEDIYQPYLVRDSYTGSQIVVFFRDLALSNWVSFHVDFRDPEDADNAARRFVIELAKRREQHPGGIVVIALDGENWMIMPNYRKYAPSFLERIVEYMDQSNILVPTTLSGYLAKNPPKRTLNYLPTGSWIELTDRQWTGGVKDELWKEAMETMLLAEAAYQLLGKDSEKMLKDPSSPLYSLFKALAIGLDSDFYWYGDDKREQEFIKAWLAEARKIAKSILETVEVKISERTNSHVFLELTNRNQATATLSVAVQAEGYSSQIHVSVAPNASSRIPVYVSSDSATIRVSAGKVTITELKLAKTK; encoded by the coding sequence ATGACAAAAATACAGCCCGGCAGTCTCAGCGCTGTCTATATAAAAGGCTCAAAACACAAATTCAGCTTTACAGTGGAAAACGACAAAGACCAGCCCGCCAAGGGGACGCCCTTCTTCCACATAAAGACACACACAAAGCAACAAGTCTACGTCGTCTACGACCCCATCACCCTGGCGCCCCACGAAAAAAGGACATTCGAGTTCGAGGTAAAACTCGACCTACCGGTGGGGGAGGCCACCGCGTCTTTCTGCTTCGAGGAAGAGACAACTAACTGTGTTGAGAAGCCAATCTACATCGCTAGCGAGGGCCCACCAATCTACGTTTCGTTTGTATGGCACCACCACCAGGCGCCACAGTTTTATCCAGACGGCAAGCTCAAAGACGAATGGGCCTTCATACATGTAGCTAAGGGGGACTTCTACTCCTACGAGGGCGGCCCATACAAGGTCCACATGCTTCTCCACAAGAAACAGCCTGGATTCATAGACGTAGACCACTTCTCCCCATCACTGCTTGAACAGTGGCAACTATTCCTCGAGGGCAAGCTGGATTCAAAGGCCGCCTCCAGGGAGGATATCAAGGCACTTCTCGACTCCATAAGGGAGGGTGTCTCCCAGGGAAAAATCGAGCCCCTAGGCAGCGTATATGCCCACACTGTGCAGGGCCTCTTGTTCAGGAAGGCTAAACAGTACGGCCTAGAGGACTTCCTGAGGAAGCTATTGTCCTGGGAGATAACAGTCGGACTCGGCATAGTTGAGGAGGTTCTCGGCACTCGGCCCCGTGGCATGTGGACACCCGAAATGTTCTGGCACATGGAGCTTGTCGGCCTCTACAGCTCGCTAGGCATAGACTACACTGTTCTCTGTGAGCAACACTTCATAAAGTCGGGCGGAGACAAGGAGGACATCTACCAGCCATACCTTGTCCGGGACTCCTACACTGGAAGCCAGATAGTAGTGTTCTTCAGGGACCTGGCGCTAAGCAACTGGGTAAGCTTCCACGTAGACTTTAGGGACCCCGAGGACGCCGACAACGCTGCTAGGCGCTTCGTAATCGAGCTCGCGAAGAGACGCGAACAGCACCCAGGCGGCATAGTAGTCATCGCGCTCGACGGCGAAAACTGGATGATAATGCCGAACTACAGGAAATATGCACCATCCTTCCTAGAGAGAATCGTTGAATACATGGACCAGAGCAACATCCTCGTCCCCACGACCCTGTCAGGCTACCTAGCGAAAAACCCCCCGAAAAGGACACTGAACTATCTTCCCACTGGCTCCTGGATAGAGCTAACAGACAGGCAGTGGACTGGGGGCGTGAAGGACGAGCTATGGAAAGAAGCAATGGAAACGATGCTCTTGGCCGAGGCGGCCTACCAGCTACTCGGAAAAGACTCAGAAAAAATGCTGAAAGACCCGTCTTCACCGCTATACAGCCTCTTCAAGGCCCTCGCAATAGGCCTCGACAGCGACTTTTACTGGTACGGAGACGACAAGCGGGAACAAGAATTCATAAAGGCCTGGCTCGCGGAGGCTAGAAAAATAGCAAAAAGCATCCTGGAAACAGTCGAGGTAAAGATCTCTGAGCGGACAAACAGCCACGTCTTCCTAGAGCTGACAAACAGGAACCAGGCAACAGCTACTCTCAGCGTAGCAGTACAGGCAGAGGGATACTCAAGCCAGATCCACGTCTCTGTTGCCCCAAACGCTTCGTCCAGGATACCTGTCTACGTCTCCAGCGACTCTGCCACCATCAGGGTTTCAGCTGGCAAAGTCACGATTACAGAGCTTAAACTCGCAAAAACAAAATAG
- the albA gene encoding DNA-binding protein Alba yields MAEAGTVFVGNKPVSSYVLAAVTQFTSGSKRVVLKARGRAISRAVDTAELIRRFLGGKVNYGSIKIGSEKVGEPGKERTVSTIEIELVKTE; encoded by the coding sequence ATGGCAGAAGCTGGAACAGTATTCGTAGGGAACAAACCTGTAAGCAGCTACGTCTTAGCAGCAGTAACACAGTTCACAAGCGGAAGCAAAAGAGTCGTCCTAAAGGCAAGAGGCAGAGCCATCAGCAGAGCCGTTGACACCGCCGAACTCATTAGGAGGTTCCTCGGCGGAAAAGTCAACTATGGCAGCATAAAGATCGGAAGCGAGAAGGTAGGCGAGCCAGGCAAGGAAAGGACAGTCTCAACAATCGAAATCGAACTCGTCAAGACAGAATAA
- a CDS encoding ribosome biogenesis/translation initiation ATPase RLI translates to MRVAVIDKALCRPSKCNQECVRFCPINRSGAKCVWIDEAENKARIAEELCVGCGICVKKCPYQAITIVNLPEKLQRNLVHRYGANGFELFRLPVPKEGRALGILGSNGVGKSTSLKILGGVLKPNLGMIDEPPEWDDIIDFFKGSELQTYFQKLSNGQLRVAYKPQAVDVLSKVTLTVGEALKKVDEKGTAREVAERLGLLHLWDRPVKALSGGEMQKVAIAATIVKDAQVYLIDEPASYLDVRERLRVSGVIRELARPGTYLIVVEHDLAVLDYISDLVAIIYGEPGVYGIVGTVKGVRAGINTYIDGYLREENIRFRDYRLEFYEKPPEASYLPETVLLRWSQLSKTLGDFKLEVEEGEIHRGEVVGILGPNGIGKTTFVRMLAGELEPDNGWIQRIGTLTLSYKPQFLGEVKAYGTVREFLREHGVDTSSSLVQSELIKPLRVHSLFDSYVEELSGGELQRVMIVAALGKEADLYLLDEPMAYLDVEQRYAVARVVKRLTAEKGVATFVVEHDVVAIDFLANTIMVFEGEPGRHGTATRPMNMRDGMNLFLRNVGITFRRDPDTKRPRINKPGSWLDRYQKEVLKEYYYVVMEEKESSQE, encoded by the coding sequence ATGAGGGTAGCCGTAATAGACAAGGCACTCTGCAGGCCGTCCAAGTGCAACCAGGAATGCGTCAGGTTCTGCCCCATAAACAGGTCTGGCGCCAAGTGTGTATGGATAGACGAGGCCGAGAACAAGGCGAGGATAGCAGAAGAGCTCTGCGTGGGGTGCGGCATCTGTGTCAAGAAGTGCCCCTACCAGGCAATAACCATCGTGAACCTCCCAGAGAAGCTCCAGAGAAACCTCGTACACAGGTATGGGGCAAACGGCTTCGAGCTCTTCCGTCTCCCAGTGCCAAAGGAGGGCAGGGCCCTCGGAATCCTCGGGAGCAACGGTGTGGGCAAGTCTACCTCGCTAAAGATCCTCGGGGGAGTCCTGAAGCCCAACCTCGGCATGATAGATGAGCCCCCCGAATGGGACGACATAATAGACTTCTTCAAGGGGTCGGAGCTACAGACATACTTCCAGAAGCTGTCGAACGGCCAGCTACGCGTGGCCTACAAGCCCCAGGCAGTCGACGTGCTGTCAAAGGTAACCCTGACCGTCGGCGAGGCCCTCAAAAAGGTGGACGAGAAGGGGACGGCTAGAGAAGTTGCAGAGAGGCTTGGACTGCTACACCTATGGGACAGGCCCGTAAAGGCCCTCAGCGGGGGAGAAATGCAGAAGGTAGCCATAGCCGCCACCATTGTCAAGGACGCTCAGGTCTACCTGATAGACGAGCCCGCAAGCTACCTCGACGTCAGGGAGAGGCTTAGAGTGTCAGGCGTGATTAGGGAGCTCGCCAGGCCTGGGACATACCTAATAGTCGTAGAGCACGACCTCGCAGTCCTAGACTATATTTCTGACCTTGTAGCGATTATCTACGGCGAGCCAGGCGTCTACGGCATAGTTGGCACCGTTAAGGGAGTCAGGGCCGGCATAAACACTTATATCGATGGATACCTCCGGGAAGAAAACATAAGGTTCAGAGACTACAGGCTAGAGTTCTACGAGAAGCCCCCCGAGGCCTCATACCTGCCAGAGACAGTCCTCCTTAGATGGAGCCAGCTATCAAAGACGCTGGGAGACTTCAAGCTAGAAGTGGAAGAGGGAGAAATACACAGGGGCGAGGTGGTAGGAATCCTTGGGCCGAACGGCATAGGCAAAACCACCTTCGTGAGGATGCTTGCAGGAGAGCTCGAGCCAGACAACGGGTGGATACAGAGAATAGGGACTCTCACCCTCAGCTACAAGCCACAGTTCCTGGGCGAAGTCAAGGCATATGGGACAGTTAGGGAGTTCCTCAGGGAGCATGGCGTAGACACTTCGTCGTCGCTCGTACAGTCTGAGCTCATAAAGCCGCTACGGGTACACTCACTCTTTGACAGCTACGTTGAGGAGCTGAGCGGAGGCGAGCTTCAGAGGGTAATGATTGTCGCCGCTCTAGGCAAAGAGGCAGACCTCTACCTGCTCGACGAGCCCATGGCCTACCTAGACGTGGAGCAGAGATACGCCGTCGCCCGGGTGGTCAAGAGGCTCACAGCCGAGAAGGGGGTAGCAACCTTCGTCGTTGAGCACGACGTTGTGGCAATAGACTTCCTAGCAAACACAATAATGGTCTTCGAGGGCGAGCCGGGGAGGCACGGCACCGCGACCAGGCCCATGAACATGCGTGACGGGATGAACCTCTTCCTCAGAAACGTCGGCATAACCTTTAGGAGGGACCCGGACACGAAGAGGCCGAGGATAAACAAGCCAGGCTCGTGGCTCGACAGATACCAAAAAGAAGTGCTCAAAGAGTACTACTACGTCGTCATGGAGGAAAAAGAGTCCAGCCAAGAATAG
- a CDS encoding THUMP domain-containing protein, translated as MLDEFNLVVATYRQRENDCISELWYFAREIGDTRFDASKTGLPSLVVARTSLDPEFFASKAYEKILDNPWYFRYILKLTPIHVTVEASLEAITQAALELASKKLGPNETYKVETHIRLSDLTRDEVITAIAGKIQNRVNLDYPAKVILVEVIGDRAGIAVIPPKMVVSVEKTRREARQRQKQQENVEETGDLDLEGF; from the coding sequence TTGCTGGACGAGTTCAACCTGGTCGTCGCCACGTATAGGCAACGGGAAAACGACTGCATCTCGGAGCTATGGTACTTTGCCCGCGAAATAGGAGACACAAGGTTCGACGCGAGCAAGACGGGGCTTCCCTCCCTTGTCGTTGCTAGGACAAGCCTAGACCCAGAGTTCTTCGCTTCTAAGGCATACGAAAAGATACTCGACAACCCCTGGTACTTCAGATACATACTGAAGCTCACGCCTATACATGTAACAGTAGAGGCGAGCCTAGAAGCAATAACCCAGGCCGCCCTCGAGCTGGCATCGAAGAAGCTAGGCCCAAACGAGACCTACAAGGTGGAGACACACATCAGGCTCTCCGACCTGACGCGGGACGAAGTGATCACAGCGATAGCGGGGAAGATACAGAACAGAGTCAACCTCGACTATCCAGCCAAAGTGATACTAGTAGAAGTGATAGGCGACAGGGCAGGAATAGCAGTCATCCCTCCAAAAATGGTCGTCTCAGTCGAGAAGACAAGGAGGGAGGCTAGACAGAGACAAAAACAGCAGGAAAACGTCGAGGAAACGGGAGACCTAGACCTCGAGGGCTTCTAG
- a CDS encoding SAM hydrolase/SAM-dependent halogenase family protein — translation MPRRIIGFLSDFGTRDYYVAAVKAVIYGMCPDAEVVDISHEVTPWSIQEACYVLSCCYEDFPPGTVLLAVVDPGVGTSRKPIIVQTEKYFFVGPDNGLLTCVAPKPYRAWEITRVPGERKKFSYTFHGRDVFAPVAAFLACGGRVEEIAREYGSPVDKGFLEPRIEDSKIHAEVLHVDRFGNVALNISEKHLEELGRPRGLVLKIGGVELAVQFGKTFGDVQPGELVAYIDSCRYLEIAVNQGDASRRLGVKPGSRLEIIFK, via the coding sequence ATGCCGAGGCGGATAATAGGTTTTCTAAGCGACTTCGGGACCCGCGACTACTACGTGGCGGCAGTCAAGGCAGTAATATACGGGATGTGTCCAGACGCAGAGGTAGTAGACATAAGCCACGAGGTCACCCCGTGGAGCATACAGGAGGCCTGCTACGTCCTCTCGTGTTGCTACGAAGACTTCCCCCCGGGGACAGTTTTGCTAGCAGTCGTGGACCCTGGAGTCGGGACATCTAGGAAGCCAATCATAGTCCAGACCGAGAAGTACTTCTTCGTGGGCCCAGACAACGGCCTCCTGACATGCGTGGCGCCCAAGCCGTATAGGGCCTGGGAGATAACCCGTGTACCTGGCGAAAGGAAGAAATTCTCCTATACTTTCCACGGGAGAGACGTATTCGCCCCGGTAGCAGCTTTCCTCGCGTGTGGCGGCAGAGTAGAGGAGATCGCAAGAGAGTATGGTTCCCCCGTAGACAAGGGGTTCCTAGAGCCACGCATAGAGGACAGCAAGATACACGCAGAGGTCCTCCACGTGGACAGGTTCGGCAACGTGGCCCTGAATATAAGTGAAAAACACCTTGAAGAGCTGGGTAGGCCAAGGGGGCTAGTCTTAAAGATTGGGGGCGTTGAGCTGGCCGTGCAATTTGGGAAGACTTTTGGAGACGTCCAGCCCGGGGAGCTAGTCGCCTATATTGACAGCTGTAGATACCTGGAGATAGCCGTGAACCAGGGCGACGCCTCTAGGAGGCTGGGCGTGAAGCCTGGGAGCAGGCTAGAAATAATATTCAAGTAA
- the rtcA gene encoding RNA 3'-terminal phosphate cyclase, which yields MIEVDGSFGEGGGQLLRYSIALAALIGSPLRVYNIRAKRDPPGLRPQHLTALRFIAELVSGEVEGLRVGSTEIVFRPRERAPRPGEYSVDIGTAGSVTLVLQAALPVLLYSRGKVSLRITGGTSVRWSPPYRYFERVLLALISRFGAQVTARLVREGFYPEGGGIVNVETLPSYPLHPINVSKPSRPDAVNGVSYVGNLPCHIAERQQDSARRVLESAGVKVGKIDVVCNQPAIGKGTGIVLWTRMGDGIIGSDSLGEKGKPAEEVGREAAEKLLKVVEKGSPVDPHAGDNLVIYMSLAQGESSILVSEMTSHTETALELCRQILGINYTRQETPNGVLIRVKGVGLAPQ from the coding sequence ATGATCGAGGTTGATGGGTCGTTTGGGGAGGGGGGCGGGCAACTGCTCAGGTATAGCATTGCTTTGGCTGCCCTTATTGGTAGCCCGTTGAGGGTCTACAATATTAGGGCTAAGAGGGACCCGCCGGGCCTGAGGCCCCAGCACTTGACGGCTTTGAGGTTTATCGCGGAGCTCGTGTCTGGGGAGGTCGAGGGCTTGAGGGTGGGCTCTACTGAGATAGTTTTTAGGCCTAGGGAGAGGGCGCCGAGGCCCGGTGAGTACAGTGTGGATATTGGCACGGCTGGCAGCGTGACGCTCGTGTTGCAGGCCGCTTTGCCTGTCCTGCTGTATTCGCGTGGGAAGGTTTCGTTGAGGATAACTGGTGGCACCTCGGTTAGGTGGAGCCCGCCCTACAGGTACTTTGAGAGGGTTCTGCTCGCCTTGATTTCGAGGTTTGGTGCACAGGTCACGGCTAGGCTTGTCAGGGAGGGGTTCTACCCGGAGGGCGGCGGCATAGTCAACGTGGAGACATTGCCAAGCTATCCTCTCCACCCGATAAACGTCTCGAAGCCGTCTAGGCCCGATGCGGTCAATGGCGTGTCCTACGTTGGGAATCTCCCATGTCACATAGCTGAGAGACAGCAGGACTCTGCGAGGCGTGTCTTGGAGTCTGCGGGAGTCAAGGTAGGCAAGATAGACGTGGTCTGCAACCAGCCGGCGATCGGGAAAGGAACGGGCATAGTCCTATGGACAAGGATGGGGGACGGCATAATAGGCTCGGACTCTCTGGGGGAGAAGGGCAAGCCCGCAGAAGAGGTGGGGAGGGAGGCCGCAGAGAAGCTCCTAAAGGTGGTAGAGAAGGGTTCGCCAGTAGACCCACACGCCGGGGACAACCTCGTGATATACATGTCTCTTGCCCAGGGCGAGTCCTCTATCCTGGTCTCGGAGATGACTTCCCACACTGAGACAGCGCTCGAGCTGTGCAGACAGATATTGGGCATCAACTATACGAGGCAGGAGACGCCTAACGGTGTGCTCATAAGGGTAAAGGGTGTAGGGCTGGCCCCACAGTAG
- the pgsA gene encoding archaetidylinositol phosphate synthase, whose amino-acid sequence MHSKVFVYELVIPDVLTRIKQRLEKIVEPLGNLFVALGLSPNQITILGFLLGAVAVATLAFTGSFPVFLCLFAFAGLMDAIDGYVARKTNRATSFGAFLDSTFDRTTDALTVLPLYTAGLTSTYEALLLVTGEFLVSYTRARAESLGVKMAGVGLAERAERLIAKVSIYLLLALNYWTPAYILFWALVAATYYTVAQRITHAYKTLTRAPTSA is encoded by the coding sequence TTGCACAGCAAGGTTTTTGTCTATGAACTAGTCATTCCAGACGTGTTGACAAGGATAAAGCAGAGACTAGAAAAAATAGTCGAGCCCCTCGGAAACCTATTCGTAGCCCTGGGCCTCAGCCCCAACCAAATAACCATTCTCGGCTTCCTGCTTGGAGCCGTCGCAGTAGCTACCCTCGCCTTTACGGGCTCCTTCCCAGTTTTCCTCTGCCTCTTCGCGTTCGCGGGCCTAATGGACGCCATAGACGGCTACGTCGCCAGAAAGACAAACAGGGCCACTAGCTTCGGCGCCTTCCTAGACTCAACCTTCGACAGGACCACAGACGCACTGACAGTCCTGCCCCTCTACACGGCAGGCCTCACGAGCACCTACGAGGCACTCCTACTCGTCACAGGCGAGTTCCTAGTAAGCTACACCAGGGCCCGCGCGGAGTCCCTAGGCGTAAAGATGGCAGGAGTAGGCCTAGCAGAGAGGGCAGAAAGGCTCATAGCAAAGGTCTCAATATACCTCCTGCTAGCCCTCAACTACTGGACACCAGCATACATACTGTTCTGGGCACTCGTCGCCGCAACATACTACACAGTCGCACAGCGAATAACCCACGCATACAAAACCCTAACACGCGCCCCAACCAGCGCATAA
- a CDS encoding nascent polypeptide-associated complex protein, whose amino-acid sequence MFRLNREQRRLLERMGLNFKPLDGVQEVQLKMQGKTIVIRSPEVQVIEIKGGSRIYYVSGIEEEVAAAQQEVPEISQEDVELVVLKTGASQEEARKALIEAGGDIARAILLLSQKKA is encoded by the coding sequence ATGTTTAGGCTGAATAGGGAGCAGAGGAGGCTCCTGGAACGCATGGGCCTCAACTTTAAGCCCCTTGACGGCGTCCAGGAGGTACAGCTCAAGATGCAGGGCAAGACCATAGTTATCAGGTCTCCGGAAGTCCAGGTAATCGAGATCAAGGGCGGCTCCAGGATATACTACGTGTCGGGCATAGAAGAAGAGGTGGCCGCGGCGCAACAAGAGGTTCCAGAGATATCGCAGGAAGACGTCGAGCTAGTCGTACTCAAGACGGGCGCCAGCCAGGAAGAGGCAAGGAAGGCTCTCATCGAGGCAGGGGGAGACATAGCTAGGGCAATCCTGCTACTCAGCCAGAAAAAGGCCTAG
- the alaS gene encoding alanine--tRNA ligase yields the protein MNKEEFIDLPFFKENGWIKKTCPVCGRTFWTLNPDRKVCGDQPCEEYGFINKRVGTRPESLTEVRSKFIDFFASRGHTPIKRYPVVARWREDVFLVGASIYDFQPWVTEGLVPPPANPLVISQPSIRLTDLDNVGKTGRHLTGFEMMAHHAFNIGDQRVYWANETVTFAYELFTKVYGIKPEEITFIFDVWSGGGNAGEDYEVMVRGLEVATLVFMHYKTTDTGEFIPMPNRIVDTGYGLERIYWLLTGSYNVYEAVFSGIVEKLRKQAGVSKPPEDLLYSLAVKSGRLDYKNPLEAMETLKLVASEIGLSLDEVRRILAPNEAIYAIADHTRTLTWMIGDGVVPSNSGAGYLARLLIRRSIRLLKMLQLDLPLSEIISWQIKYWKNDFPEYEEIEDEIRDIIDYEEEKFADTLKRGEKVVSDLLSSLKNQGARVVPGDEVLRLYESHGIPPEMLKEKAEAEGLQVDITGFYSKLAELKNRATAEEKKAIQLPVDPATVSNLPPTRTLYYEDEKMHSFEASVVAIVNGKYLVLDQTAFYPEGGGQLADIGQISHSKGTCTVKAAYKVGNVILHECEGQLPEIGEKVHGNIDIERRLNLMRHHTSTHIVLGALRKVLGKHVWQAGAQKTPEYVRFDFTHHKPITPEQARQIELLANQVVMEDRPVKKYLMNRTQAEQRFGFTLYQGGAVPQTTLRVVEIPGWDAEACGGTHCDRTGEIGLIKILGFEKIQDGVVRVIFKAGKPALLHIQETEEKLRNIQEALQASYTEVDTKAKQLARRVEELEKEVKRLREEALKGKPQLAPAATIGDINIYIFHSDDYTPREAATTIAKNLTKSIVLALNTNGNFALKITNDLLDKLDARTIGQNISQALKGKGGGVNDLYQGHITETQNIKEALIQAVKKTLQQQQ from the coding sequence ATGAATAAGGAAGAGTTCATCGACCTGCCATTCTTCAAGGAGAACGGCTGGATAAAGAAGACCTGCCCAGTCTGCGGGAGGACCTTCTGGACCCTTAACCCAGACAGAAAGGTCTGCGGAGACCAGCCATGCGAAGAATACGGCTTCATAAACAAAAGGGTCGGCACAAGGCCCGAGTCCCTCACAGAGGTCAGATCCAAGTTCATAGACTTCTTTGCCAGCAGGGGTCACACCCCCATTAAGAGGTACCCAGTCGTCGCTAGGTGGAGGGAAGACGTTTTCCTAGTCGGCGCCTCGATATACGACTTCCAGCCCTGGGTCACAGAGGGCCTAGTCCCGCCCCCAGCAAACCCCCTAGTCATCTCCCAGCCCAGCATCAGGCTGACAGACCTCGATAACGTCGGCAAGACTGGGCGCCACCTCACGGGCTTCGAGATGATGGCCCACCACGCATTCAACATAGGCGACCAGAGGGTCTACTGGGCAAACGAGACAGTCACCTTTGCCTACGAGCTGTTCACGAAGGTCTACGGGATAAAGCCAGAAGAGATAACCTTCATCTTCGACGTGTGGAGCGGCGGCGGCAACGCGGGCGAAGACTACGAGGTCATGGTCAGGGGCCTAGAGGTAGCGACGCTCGTCTTCATGCACTACAAGACGACGGACACAGGCGAATTCATACCGATGCCTAACAGGATCGTCGACACTGGCTACGGCCTAGAGAGGATCTACTGGCTACTCACGGGGAGCTACAACGTCTACGAGGCAGTCTTCTCTGGCATAGTCGAGAAGCTCAGGAAGCAGGCAGGCGTCTCCAAGCCGCCGGAAGACCTCCTATACTCGCTAGCAGTGAAGAGCGGCAGGCTAGACTACAAGAACCCCCTAGAAGCAATGGAGACCCTAAAGCTAGTAGCCTCAGAGATAGGCCTGTCCCTAGACGAGGTCCGCAGGATCCTCGCGCCAAACGAGGCAATCTATGCCATAGCCGACCACACGAGGACACTCACGTGGATGATCGGGGACGGGGTAGTGCCTTCTAACAGCGGCGCGGGATACCTGGCGAGGCTACTGATAAGGCGCAGCATAAGGCTCCTAAAGATGCTCCAGCTAGACCTCCCACTCAGCGAGATAATCTCGTGGCAGATAAAGTACTGGAAGAACGACTTCCCAGAATACGAGGAGATAGAGGACGAGATAAGGGACATCATAGACTACGAGGAAGAAAAGTTCGCCGACACCCTCAAGAGGGGAGAAAAGGTAGTCAGCGACCTTCTCTCGTCCCTCAAGAACCAGGGGGCAAGGGTTGTACCGGGAGACGAGGTCCTCAGGCTCTACGAGAGCCACGGGATACCCCCAGAAATGCTCAAAGAAAAGGCCGAGGCAGAGGGCCTACAAGTAGACATCACTGGCTTCTACAGCAAGCTCGCAGAGCTCAAAAACAGGGCAACAGCCGAGGAGAAAAAAGCAATCCAGCTACCAGTAGACCCAGCCACAGTCTCAAACCTGCCCCCCACCAGGACGCTCTACTACGAGGACGAGAAAATGCATAGCTTCGAGGCAAGCGTCGTAGCCATCGTGAACGGGAAATACCTAGTCCTCGACCAGACAGCCTTCTACCCAGAGGGCGGCGGACAGCTGGCAGACATAGGCCAGATAAGCCACAGCAAGGGCACATGCACAGTCAAGGCGGCCTACAAGGTCGGCAACGTTATCCTACACGAGTGCGAGGGACAGCTACCTGAAATAGGGGAAAAGGTCCACGGCAACATAGACATCGAGAGAAGGCTAAACCTCATGAGGCACCACACCTCCACACACATCGTCCTAGGAGCACTAAGAAAAGTCCTAGGCAAACACGTGTGGCAGGCAGGCGCCCAGAAGACCCCAGAATACGTGCGGTTCGACTTCACCCACCACAAGCCCATAACACCCGAGCAGGCGAGACAAATAGAGCTACTCGCAAACCAAGTCGTAATGGAGGACAGGCCAGTAAAGAAGTACCTCATGAACAGGACACAGGCAGAACAGAGGTTCGGCTTCACCCTCTACCAGGGAGGAGCAGTACCCCAGACAACACTAAGGGTAGTCGAGATACCAGGCTGGGACGCAGAGGCCTGCGGCGGCACCCACTGCGACAGGACAGGCGAGATAGGCCTCATAAAGATACTCGGATTCGAGAAGATACAAGACGGAGTAGTAAGAGTCATCTTCAAGGCAGGCAAGCCGGCCCTCCTACACATACAGGAAACAGAGGAAAAGCTGAGAAACATACAGGAAGCCCTACAGGCAAGCTACACCGAGGTAGACACAAAAGCAAAACAGCTAGCCAGACGTGTAGAAGAGCTAGAAAAAGAAGTAAAAAGGCTAAGAGAAGAAGCACTAAAAGGAAAGCCACAGCTAGCCCCAGCCGCGACCATAGGCGACATAAACATATACATCTTCCACTCAGACGACTACACGCCACGAGAAGCAGCCACAACCATAGCAAAAAACCTCACAAAAAGCATAGTCCTAGCACTAAACACAAACGGAAACTTCGCCCTCAAAATAACCAACGACCTACTAGACAAACTCGACGCCAGAACAATCGGCCAAAACATATCCCAAGCCCTCAAAGGAAAAGGAGGAGGAGTAAACGACCTATACCAAGGACACATAACAGAAACCCAAAACATAAAAGAAGCACTAATCCAAGCAGTAAAGAAAACACTCCAACAACAACAATAA